The stretch of DNA GGGTTCGGGGCCGACTCGTACACGCCCCCGATGACAAGCGGCTGCGCGGTCCTGCGTGCGCCTTGGAACACGCCGCGGAGCTCTAGGTAGTAGACCCGTGCGAGGGTCGACGGGGGCCAGCAgtcctcgaagaagagCGTCACAGACTGCTGGCACACAGTGCTGCCCTTNTTCCGGGGGATGTGGTGCTCCATGAAGTCATCGCCAAGATCGGCGGAGGCGATGACTTCAGCGGGGACACCCACGTTCGGTTGTTCAAACTGCCATTGGCACTGCGCGCGCCCCACGGTATCGAAATCCAAGTGTCTGTTCCAATCCTTGAGTAGCTTGACACATCTTGGCGAGCCCACTGTGCTCCCCTCCTCGCTCTGCGCACAACGTAGAATCACGGATTGTAACTTGCAGGGACCAAGCAATGGGAGGTGTACGATCAGCTGTGCGTCCTGGTCGCTCTGTAGTGCGCGGGTGGTGTCGAACCGCTCCGAGTGTGGCTTCAACAGGGTCTTGTGCAGGGGTGCCGAGTCGGTGGGGCCCGCGGAACAGCCGTTCAGGATACGGACCTTTGTGGTGTCGATGTACGGGTACAGCGACTGTGTGGCGTACGTGGCCGCTGGCGGCGTGTGTTCGTGACCGTGGTCGCCGTGACCGTGCGTGTGTTCGTGTTCACAACTGTGCGACATCCTTGTTGTCCTCTCCGTCTCTCTGTCTTTGCCCCCGTTGAATAATTCACAGCTTTAATTCAAACAAGAACAGGGTCCTGATCACGCCTCGCTACTACACCTCGCAACCACGcccccaccaccacaagcAATGGGTATGTTCGAGTGGGCGTTCGGTAAGAGCCTCACCCCTCAGGAACGGCTCAAGAAAGTATGTTATCTGTACAGTACCgtccccccccccccccgtACAGTTACTAACAAGACGTGGTGATGTTGAGACTGGCTTCTCCGTTACTGACCCCACCAGTAGAACCAAAGAGCTCTCGATAGGACACAGAGGGAACTagagagggagaagaagaagttggaggCACAGGAGGCGCGGCTCGTGAgagagatcaagaaggccgCTAAGGAGAATCAAGTTGGTGCGGCACGGATCAAGGCAAAGGATCTTGTACGTACGAAGAACTACATCCAGCGGTTTAGTAACATGCAGACTCAATTGCAGGCGATCTCGTTGCGGATCCAGGCCGTCAGGAGCACGGACCAGATGGCTCGGTCCATGCGTGACGCGTCAGGGCTGTTGGCAGGGATGAACAGGTCTATGAACTTACCACAGTTGCAACGGATCTCCATGGAGTTCGAGAAACAGAACGACCTTATGGACCAAAGGCAGGAGTTTATGGATGAGGCCGTTGATGGAGTCATGGCCGATGACGAGCtcgatgaggacgaggaggccGAAGAGATCGTCAATAAAGTCCTTGACGAGATCGGGGTGGACCTCAACGCACAGCTCAGCAACAGGGCCGGGCCATTGGGGTCCCTCCAAGGTGTACAACAGCCGCTCGCTGAGGGTGGAGCAGACTcccaacaacagcaacagcagatGCTCTCGGAGGCGGGGCCCACTAACCCAGACGACGAACTACAGGCCCGTCTGGATtcattgaagaaacagtgAACGGGCGGGCGCGTCACCATCAGTGTATATAATAGTTTATGTGTATATGCCGTTTAAATAGATAACGACCGACTATGGTCTGCCGTGCCGGTTTAAATAACCTTCTCAGTCCGCAAGTACTCGTAGATGATACTGGCACATTCCTCAACACTCTTGAGGTCCGTTCTCAGATGCAATTCAGCGTTCTCGGGTGCCTCGTACGGCGCAGAAATACCCGTGAACTCCTTGATGACGCCCTCCCGCGCCTTCTTGTACAGACCCTTAGGGTCCCTTTGCTCGGCAACCTCTAAGGGAACATCCACAAACACCTCAATGAACTTCAACCCGGCCTCCTTATGAAGTTGTCTTGCCCGGTTCCGGTCCGCCTTGTACGGCGAGATAAACGAGGTGATCGAGATCGTACACGAATCGGCAAACAACTTCGACACCTCGCTGATCCGCCGGATGTTCTCGTTCCGGTCCGCCTCGCTAAACCCAAGGTCCTTGTTCAACCCAAACCGGATGTTGTCCCCATCCAGACGGTACGCGGAGAGACCcttctgcaacagcaatTGCTCCAACGCACACGCAACAGTGCTCTTCCCGGAGGCACTCAGACCAGTCAGCCACACAGTGCATCCGTGCTGTTTCCGCAAATCCTTACGCTCGTCGTACGACAAGTTCGCATGCCAAGTGATGTTAGTAGCCATTTCTAGTTGCAGCAGTTATCGAAGCGGATGGG from Huiozyma naganishii CBS 8797 chromosome 1, complete genome encodes:
- the KNAG0A06800 gene encoding PITH domain-containing protein (ancestral locus Anc_4.71); protein product: MSHSCEHEHTHGHGDHGHEHTPPAATYATQSLYPYIDTTKVRILNGCSAGPTDSAPLHKTLLKPHSERFDTTRALQSDQDAQLIVHLPLLGPCKLQSVILRCAQSEEGSTVGSPRCVKLLKDWNRHLDFDTVGRAQCQWQFEQPNVGVPAEVIASADLGDDFMEHHIPRXKGSTVCQQSVTLFFEDCWPPSTLARVYYLELRGVFQGARRTAQPLVIGGVYESAPNPLDHQAAASSATGVDLSAAQR
- the DID4 gene encoding ESCRT-III subunit protein DID4 (similar to Saccharomyces cerevisiae DID4 (YKL002W); ancestral locus Anc_2.509); amino-acid sequence: MGMFEWAFGKSLTPQERLKKNQRALDRTQRELEREKKKLEAQEARLVREIKKAAKENQVGAARIKAKDLVRTKNYIQRFSNMQTQLQAISLRIQAVRSTDQMARSMRDASGLLAGMNRSMNLPQLQRISMEFEKQNDLMDQRQEFMDEAVDGVMADDELDEDEEAEEIVNKVLDEIGVDLNAQLSNRAGPLGSLQGVQQPLAEGGADSQQQQQQMLSEAGPTNPDDELQARLDSLKKQ
- the MET14 gene encoding adenylyl-sulfate kinase (similar to Saccharomyces cerevisiae MET14 (YKL001C); ancestral locus Anc_2.510), encoding MATNITWHANLSYDERKDLRKQHGCTVWLTGLSASGKSTVACALEQLLLQKGLSAYRLDGDNIRFGLNKDLGFSEADRNENIRRISEVSKLFADSCTISITSFISPYKADRNRARQLHKEAGLKFIEVFVDVPLEVAEQRDPKGLYKKAREGVIKEFTGISAPYEAPENAELHLRTDLKSVEECASIIYEYLRTEKVI